The Cellulophaga sp. RHA19 genome includes the window TGGTACGGATATGAAAACTGCTCAAAATCTGCGTCTGTTAACTCTTCTTTTTTATACTTTTTAATATACGCTTGTGCTTTTTCAAATGGAATCATATGGGTTTTATTCTTTTCTAAATTGAGGCTTTGTTTACTATGGTTTAAATATAAACTAAGTCTTTATATTCTTATTTTGTTTGATCTTAAAACTTTTGCAAATTATTAAGACTACAAACATTATTTATCCCTGAATTTTGGGATTTATCTACTACTGTAAATTGTGTTCAACCTATTCAACATAACCAAACTTTCAATAATTACTGAAAGTTTAAAATATTTAATATATATTTGTAATGAATTTAAGTTTTTAAAAGATGAACTACACAGAAGCTAAATCAAAATTTATAAATACTTGGGGCAGCTTAGGTACGCTGTGGGGAATTAACAAAGCAATGGCTCAAATACAGTCGCTCTTATTTATTTCTACTGATGCCCTTTCTATGGAAGAAATTATGGATGAATTACAGATTTCTAGAGGTAACACAAGTATGAATTTAAGACAACTTATAGACTGGGGTATTGTGAGTAAAGAGTTTAAAGCTGGTGAACGTAAAGAATATTTTACAACTGAAAAAGATGTGCAAGAATTGGCACGTATAATTGCAAAAGAACGTAGCCGAAGAGAGTTACAACCAACCATAAAAGTTTTAAATGAAATTAGCAATATAGCACCAGATGGCACTAAAGAAACTGATGAGTTTATTAAACAAACAAAGGCAATGTGCGAGTTAACAGAGACTGCAGATAGTCTTTTAAATAAAATGGCTAATCAACAGCAAAATTGGATAACAAAATCTATTTTAAAAATATTTAGTTAACCCAGCAATGCAAAAAAACATCTTAAATAAAATAGTAACAATTGCTATTGGGCTTATTTGGCTTGCCAACGGCTTATTGTGTAAAGTGCTAAACTTAGTTCCAAGGCACATGCAAATTGTAAGTCGCATTTTAGGAGAAGATTTTGCAAAACCGCTAACTATTAGCATTGGAGTATTAGAAATTTTTATGGCAGGTTGGATTGTTAGTGGTTATAAATCTAGAGTAAACTCCATACTACAAATACTAATAATAGGTGTAATGAATATTATAGAATTTACTCTAGTGCCAGATTTATTACTCTGGGGCAAATACAATATAGTTTTTGCTTTTCTCTTAATTTGTGTGATATTCTATAATGAATTTTACTTAAAAAAAACGAACTAGTATGGTAGCATCTTTTAAAAATCATCCGTTTGCGGTTGAAGCGTTTTTTACAAACTCTACCGTACTTACTTTTGCTATTCCTAAAGAAGAATTGGCACATAAAATACCTAAGCACTTACAGCTAGACACCTTTAAAGACAAATGGGCTTTTGTAGCTGTTGCAATGGTACAAACAAAAGATTTGAGACCTAAAGGTTTGCCTAAATTTATGGGTAATAACTTTTTTTTAATTGGCTATAGAATATTTGTTACTTACACTAATAAGGCCGGTAAACGCTTAAGAGGATTATACATTTTAAAGTCTGAAACCAATAAAAAGAAAATGCAGTTTATGGGTAATATTTTTACGCATTACAACTACACTACAACAGACATTACAATAAAAAAAGAACAAAAAAACACACAAATAACCTCTTTAAAATCAAACTTTAAAATTAATTATAGCAATAATTTAAACGATATTAACCTGCCAAAAAACTCACCCTTTAGCACTTACAAAGAGGCACGCAGGTTTGCAGGACCATTACCATTTACCTTTACGTACAATAAAGAAAAAAATAGCATTTTAGTTATTGAAGGTGTCCGACAAAATTGGAAACCTTCTCCTATACATATTAATGAATATCACTTTAATTTTTTAAAAGAAGCCGGATTTAAAAATCCAATTTTAGCAAATGCTTTTCTAATTACTAATATTCCGTATTACTGGAAAAAAGGAAAACTAGAATTATGGTAACAAAACGCAAGAAATTTCAAGGAGTACGTAACATATTAAGCTTTAACAGGCATTTTTATATTTTAGGTTTACTAGTACTAGTTATTCTAATAACTGCTATACTACTATTAAAACTACCTGCTATTATATTGTGGGTTACAGTTAGTGTATTTGTTTATGGTTTAGTAACTCCGCTTCTAGTTTCT containing:
- a CDS encoding GbsR/MarR family transcriptional regulator yields the protein MNYTEAKSKFINTWGSLGTLWGINKAMAQIQSLLFISTDALSMEEIMDELQISRGNTSMNLRQLIDWGIVSKEFKAGERKEYFTTEKDVQELARIIAKERSRRELQPTIKVLNEISNIAPDGTKETDEFIKQTKAMCELTETADSLLNKMANQQQNWITKSILKIFS
- a CDS encoding DoxX-like family protein, which translates into the protein MQKNILNKIVTIAIGLIWLANGLLCKVLNLVPRHMQIVSRILGEDFAKPLTISIGVLEIFMAGWIVSGYKSRVNSILQILIIGVMNIIEFTLVPDLLLWGKYNIVFAFLLICVIFYNEFYLKKTN
- a CDS encoding DUF2071 domain-containing protein, yielding MVASFKNHPFAVEAFFTNSTVLTFAIPKEELAHKIPKHLQLDTFKDKWAFVAVAMVQTKDLRPKGLPKFMGNNFFLIGYRIFVTYTNKAGKRLRGLYILKSETNKKKMQFMGNIFTHYNYTTTDITIKKEQKNTQITSLKSNFKINYSNNLNDINLPKNSPFSTYKEARRFAGPLPFTFTYNKEKNSILVIEGVRQNWKPSPIHINEYHFNFLKEAGFKNPILANAFLITNIPYYWKKGKLELW